The Nothobranchius furzeri strain GRZ-AD chromosome 17, NfurGRZ-RIMD1, whole genome shotgun sequence nucleotide sequence AAAAACTACACAAGTTACAATAGCATATCAAATCTTCTTAAATCAGCACTTTCCAAACTTTAGTAGCTCGAGGACGAAGCATCAAATTACAACAAAGCTCTTTCCTGACACAAACAAGCTGAAAAGAGCGCCTCTCTAGTGACCTCCAAGCACGTATAAAACAACAAATCCTCCTTTGGTGTTATTAGAGATGTTCCCGTCCAACGTGACCACCTGTGGAGCTGCAGGAGTGCCTCTCTCTGTGGACTTCTGCAGCCCCGAGGACTATTTCATCTTTATCTTCCAGATTCTATTTGCCACCGCCACGGTTCTGGTAGCTGGGACAGTAGTGATCAGCATCTCGGCCACCAGAGCGCTCCGCATTCAGAACAGGTTTATTTTCATGCTGAACACGAGCATCTGTGACACAATGATTGGCTTTTCAGTGTATTATCTGGGTCTGTTTGACGTTCAGGAGGCATATCCGTCCAGAAACGGAACCTACTATGTGCTGCTGGACCTTTTAGGGGTCAACATCTTGACCTTTTTGTTTGCTCAGCTTGACAGGTACGTTGCGGTGTGCTACCCGTTCATCTACAGCCGTTTCATAACAAGACCCTTGGTGATTGGCATCAACGTCTTCTGTTGGGTTCACGTTTATTCTCATGTGATCGCCAGATGTCTGTTACCGATCTCTAAATCCAAGCAGCTGTACGCAATCGGCATCATCCTCTT carries:
- the LOC129153008 gene encoding trace amine-associated receptor 2-like, translating into MFPSNVTTCGAAGVPLSVDFCSPEDYFIFIFQILFATATVLVAGTVVISISATRALRIQNRFIFMLNTSICDTMIGFSVYYLGLFDVQEAYPSRNGTYYVLLDLLGVNILTFLFAQLDRYVAVCYPFIYSRFITRPLVIGINVFCWVHVYSHVIARCLLPISKSKQLYAIGIILFQLIVLTKVVMTIKLYVIARNQLERDPPGPERENKKESLKIIIFVVVSFLVLWGPSFVNIVARFAGGGLVFRNEATNIFAILARFNAVCTPSVYIWGSPALRAASMRTVWGKVCPTRRCKRR